TCAGACCAAACACTGATGACTTGTTTTTTCTGCTCAgattttaagatttccaaagttcTTTATgacatctacaaacttgctgggTATTTCAGATGTGCACTCCCATAAATACCTCCTGCTGTACTTCACTGCAGGGCAAAAATACTTGTCACATTTCTGGACTCTACCCAGGAGGGCAAACTAATAGAAAATGTGTGCACTGAAGGCTGCTCCTCTTGTCCTCAAAAGACTAATGCTCACCATGGGACCTGTTGGACACTAAAGAGTGCAGTTTAAATGGATGGACAGTTAGAGAGAGGCTTTCTGGTATTTTGGCTCTTTCTATGAAGAATTGGGATTGGAAGAGGAAAGACTACGGAGACTTGCCTACGTCTCTTCTTTACTCAGCGGAACAGCATTTTTCAGTGGAACACAGCCATAAGCAAGGAAGTTTCACACCTTGGTTCAGGCCTTAATACAAAGGCTCGCTACTTTATAAATAGACACATCTATACAGAAAGAGGCACTCAAATGCAGggtcatgctttttaaaaaaaaacgagGAGAATTACAAAAAAATATCCCAAACATTTCTGGCTATTTTCCAAAAGTCCAAGCCCTTTTATGCTATTTCTGGAAGCAACCTTGTCCCCTACCGATTCTGTGTAACACGTCCACATGCTACTAAGAGAACTTATACCACACTGGTAAATAGTCTGCTTCCAAAATGCATGTCGCAGGCTTCTCCACTCTTGTTCTAGTAATGACATGTCAAGTGCGGGAACTATGCACTACTCGAGGGCAGAAATGGTCCCAAATCCAGCAACTGCTAGATCACATTCTAGCAGCTTTAAGCAAATGCCCCTTGCTCCTGGCAGCGTATACTGCCCGCAGCTTACACTCAGCTCTGCTGGTGAAGATCGTATTCAGAAGAAATCAGATGCCTTTCGTCTTTTAGGGAGCTGCAGCAGGTTGTCTGTGATTGAAGCAGGATCTTGTGTTACTGGCATCTCAGAGACAGTCCTAGGAGGTGGGGTGCTAGTGGGGGTGTGAGACCCTCCCGCTGGGGTCTTATATCCAGGGGTTCCTGGGTGTGCTGGAGAAGGGGTATAACTGGCTCGCAGGGCTTTGTCAGTGTATTTGCTCGCCGTCCTGTTTACTAGTCGTTGCAATGCTGGTGACATAGCTGGACTCAGTCCTTTTGGAGTGAGGCTGCAATAGAAGCAGaatagttttaaaagagcaaaagcTGTGTATCAGAGAGTACACAGATCACTGAACAGACGCAGCACCTTCCAGGGCCTGCAAACTCTGACTCGCACGCTCCCTTCTCCTTCCACTCCTGCATTACTTGAATCACTCAGAGCACAGTTCAGGAAAGAGCCTGGCCATTCTGCTCTTCTGGCAGCAATGCCTGAACTCTCCTCCCACTTGTGTGGTTAAACCtcagcctccctccctctccgATTAATGGCAGGAGCCCCCCGAATGCGAGCAATGCTCCCTTGCCTTCTCTTTGGGTCCACTGAATCCTCTCCATCCCTACCCCAAACAACCAAGCCCTGGAACGTCTCTTTCTTTTGTGATCAGTTGGGCACTTACCCTCCTGGAGCAAGGGCAGTTTGGCTTGTGAGGAGAGTTCCCAAAGTACATGCCTCTCCACCGTACTGCCAACAGCCTTCTCCTAAAAACTGGGCTTGTTCACATCTAAAGTCTCCTCCCAGTTTGAGTGTATCCATTCTTGCTTCTCAAAGCCCCTCCTTCTCCTGATCCTTGTACTCCTTCTCCTCACCCAAATACCTTTCCTCTCTGCATGCCGATTTAACTCTTACTAGACAGCACTTGCTATTCTCCCCCACTGCCAGGGACAGTTTAATATGGAGAAGTCTCACTTGGCCAGGTTTTCCGTGACTCTTCTTAATGCTTCCTGTTTCTTTGCTCGGTTTTTAGCAGCCGCCTCATTGGCCATCTTGAGTCCTAACCGCTCTCTGCGCCCAGGCTCCAGGATCTTTAAATACACCAAAAACCAGGTAAGTCTCCATGCTGCTAACCAGCCCCATTCATAGCTGGAGTCCAACCTGTAAGGATCTACAttaaggatgggaggggaagagaacccACTCTTAGCTTTGCTGCTATCTAGACAGCCAGAGGCAGTTGAAGATACAGCAGGATCTCCAAGCGGAAGATCTGTGTAACAAAAATGGTAAAACAGTAACTGCCTCCTTGGCTGAGCTGAACTTTGGCATTTCCTCCAGTTGTCTCCCCTGAACAAAATGTATCACCTCTGTCTTTCAGCCACTCAGCTCTCATCCAAGCCCCAATCATTGCTACGctctgggaaaaaaaaccaaccaactgCACTATCCAGGTCTGACAAAACGGAGATAGTAGAGTTTCACTGATGCTATTCTCAGGAATCACACCCAAAAGGTGCTCACTGTTCTCCAGGTAGGGAATGGGAGACGTCCTACATCTGAGGTGAGATGCAACTAGTAGAGCCACGCCACCTCCCCAAGCCTCACTGGACTCAGATGTCTCAGCTGGTGGTAATGGGCCAGCAGGGCCAAGCTGGAAGGAAGCCACCCAGCAGGGAAAGTTTGATTAAAGACTCCCTAATCTACTTATATATCAAATCCCAAAAATGAGACACCCTCTTCTTCTCCAGACTCTTGGAGAACCCCAGAATATTCAACCTCAGGATGTCTGGGATGGACCAGGAGCACTCATGGCCAGAGCATTTTATCCAGCTAAAAACTCTACTCATAGGGCCTAGATATGCCTTGGCTGTGGTACTGGCTAACTCCTAcaataataaatgttagtctattagtgactcctcccctgccccaccaccccagtcCACCCCTGAAAAGATCTGAGTGCTGAAATCTGACATGGAATACCTTAAAGGCCGGTCCAGGTGTCCTGTCCACATACGGCGTTTCTGACCCATCTACTCGCAATGGGGTGCTCTCTATCTCACCCCACGTCATAAGAGGAGAGTCGTTCACACCTAGCAACAAGTTAAAAACAGTAAGTCTGGGATGCAAGACATTTGTAGAGACTGCAACACCCAGAATGTGTGTGCTCTCTCCTAACACAGGGGCGGTCTTCTCCCCACAACAATTAACAGAAGCTGGTTATGAAACAGCATAAATCACTGGTCAGCCAATGGAACAGCCATCATTACAGAGATAATCACACTCACTGTAGGAAAGAGACACCATCCCTTTACCAATATCTAGAGCTGCAGAACAATTTCCCAGAGCCTGATCTAGTAGCTAGCTTGTCAGAATAAACCATGGGATCTTCCCTCTAACTGATTTCTGTCTTAGAGAATATTTATACCATGGAAAggatctgcactgagcatgccaGCTGCAGGCTTTGCCAGGTGCTGGAAAGGACTTCCCCAGTCTTCAGTATGAATGACGAAAAATAAATGGTCGCATGAAGGTCAGCATAAGATCAGTTAGCCCCCAATAAAAATAGAGCCCATTAGATTCTTATGAAGTACCAGAAAGGTCATTGTATAGAATACACAATACAGATCTAttcaaagggagggagagaaagcccTAGGGCTGAGGGAGATTGGGAGTGGTGATAATGGATTGCAAAATGAACAAGAGCTTGCAATGCACTAGGGAGCACAGAGAATCTGTTTGGATCAGAATGGCACAAAACCCCAGCGTGCTGTTAATGGATCTATCCTAGTACAGGGGCTGCCGTTTGGATAAGTTGGAAAGCTGAACTGTTGAATCATTACCATTGTGAACTGGCCTCAGCCATTGACCCACTGGCTCCAAACAGTGGAGGCACCGAGGGCAAAAAACAAAGGCGGATTCCGACAGAATGAAAGATACTAAATTCCTCAAAGCCTGTGCTGAGGCTGTATTACCTGCCTAGATAGCCTTAGTGGAGGCTGATAGGAAGTTGCCAAATCCCTCCCAAGAATCTATCCAGGGTAGCAAACCACACCATTAATCCAGACCACCTACAACCTGCATCAGAGCCAGGCACCAAGTGCTGCGAAGAGTTATCTTACTTTGCTGAAAAGATCCCACATGTTCAGGAAGGCTTCTCAGCCAGCATGGATCCACTCCACCTGCACCCGTCAACCCACCTGCATTCCCAGGGTTCAGGGCACTTGCTCACTAAGAGGTTGTGGACACCCTAAAAGTGTCCCCGACACAAGACTTGTGAATCTGACTCACACTGCTCCAGGCGTGTTTGTGACCCTCTTTCACAACAGTGCCGCTCCCGACCAAAACAGCCAGAATCTGCTTCTCCAGTCCTACCAACACCGAAGAAACTCACCCTGGATATTTCAGTCCTAGTTATCTTTCAGCCCATGTCAAACCTCCCATTCCTGAGCAAGTTTACAAAGAAGCTAGCAAGAGGCCAACTACCAGCTCATCTAACTGAGGCCAACGTTCTAGACCTGGCACAATCTGTATTCACACCAGGATACAAGCCTCAAACTGCTTTAGTTGCACTGCTGGATGATCTCCTTCTGCCAGTGGCTAGAGGGCAGACAGActccattctcatcctcctgaACTTCTCTGCAGTGTTCAACACTGTTGACCATGAGATGCTATGATCTCACCTGAGAGGGGTGGCAGGAGTCCAGGGTAATGTGCTAAAGTGGTTTCAGTCCTTCCTGGAGGAATGCACCCAAAGAGTAGTAAAGGGAAACTGCACCTCCACTACTACCCCTCATTTGTGGGTTCTacaaggatcaattctctctccAGACGTTCTCAATATCTACTAACAAGTGCCACTAacatgcagatgacacacagctctCCCTATCCTTCACATCATATGTCCACATCACTAAAACAGCGATGGCCCAGTGCTTGGCTGAGATCAGCTCACGGAGGAAGAACAGCTGACAGAACCTGAACAAAACAcaggtgatgctggtgggcagagaaAGGTATTTTGAGGAGTTGGCAGCCACGATGCAATCTCCTTTGATTGATGCACAATTGGTCATGTCAGTCCATAGTCTAGGAGGACTTGGATTCCTCACTGACGCTGAACTCTCATATAGCAACAGCTGGGAGTAATGCTTTCTATCATCTCCAGTTGGCTAGGACACTCTGTACCATCCTGGCAGATGAAGACTCGCCCTCAGTTATTCATGTCTTCATCACTGCTCGGCAGGAGTTCAGCAACACAACATTCCTGGGCATGAAACCGAAACTCCCGCTAGGACAAAACACTGCAGCACATCTCCTcagcagcactggctgctgcGAGCACATCACACCTGTCCTCCGCTCTCTATGCTGGCTTTCCATGGCATGGGTCCAGGTTATCTAAAAGACTGGAGCCTTCTCCTGGGGTGGCCCAAGACTGTGCAATGAATTCCCTCCAGAACTGAGGACTATCACAAATCTCCCCACTTTCCACTTCAAGTGCAAGGCCCATTTCTTTGACGTGCCGTCTCTAATATAAGCACATAGCAACCAGTAAATGCATTTAACaattaaaaactggaaaacaaaaacgAGACAAGACAAAAAACGCTCCCAAAACATGACACTCCCCCACACGATTCTCCCTCCGGGAAGAGGAGGGCAGAATAAACACCACGTGACAGAtgtgcttaatgcactactggaaggcactcagctaCTTCAGTGATGAGTACTGTATAAAACTATCTATATAGAATAGAACTGCTGGGGGAAGGGTgtaaatgtttgtgaaatgcttcGAGATCCTTGGATATAGGCACTAGAGAGACAATCACCACCAGAAAGTTACAAGTGCCATGCTCCCCTCAGAGTTCCCATAAGTCTTTCCTAGGATGATCTAGTCCATTCAACCAGAGTCCAGCGAAGCAGTATACACGTCTCAGAACCTCCCGAGCCCAGCATCGTTTCCATCTTTGGACTGAGATTTGACAGAGCACTAAGTTGGCATATTCTCTACCCCAGAGACCCATTGGCTCAGCAGACATACAGAGTCGAAGTCAAAGCTGCCCGATTAAAGAAGCATTGACTCCTAGGATGGAGTGTACATCAAAAGGTCAGTGGAACAGGATAGCATTGCAAACTACTTTGCTTTTCATCAGAGCAAAAAAGTCTCTTCTTaccaggggcaggagagggggtggCCACAAATCCATATCCATTCACTTTTGGAGACTCCTGAGGGATCAGCTCCTTTCCATCTGGCCCAACTTTGCCCTGTTTGTACTAGAACAGAAAAGCTGGCATCAATCGGGGGCACTTGGAGAAAACAATTAGGCACATTTGCCAAGTTCAGTTCTCATAACTCATGCACCTCTCCCAATGAGGGGTATTTCGGTCACAAGCGTGTCCTGTCTGTAAACCAACCTGGGCATTgagggctgctgcctgctggagcTGGGATTTGCTCACAGCTTGGCTGAATGGATCTCTCAGAAAGCGGGTGTTTCTATGGACAACTTCTCGAGGCTTCTTAAACACATCATCCTCATCGGGCACACCTGGAATGGCAAGCCAAGGCATCAAGAAAGGGCTGAGGGCTCACTAATGGGGAGCATACCTAAAGcccccaaacaaacacacaatctCAGGGGTCAATACAAAGTTCTGCAAGACACAATGTACAGATGcaattatattttgccatttccacccatttaaaataaagttcacATTAGTGCAGTTAGGTGTCTAACCTACTGCCTGAAAAACAAGGACAAAAATCAAGGCTACATTAGAAAAGCAGGAAACACATAAAAGAGTTCCCTCATTTCACATGAAGGTTATTTATCGTGCATTCATAGCCAAAAAAGGCATCTAGGCCCAGTCTGGGTTTGTTAAAGGATCCCATTGCCTTTTAGACGGCAGACAAGGGACCAGCAAAGCCCACGTATACAGAGCTAGGATGGTAGGAGGAAAGAGGGGAACTGAAAGTGCTCattaacaaaacaaacccaatagGAAGGAGCTAGGACTCCTGAAAACAGCCAGCCACTGCAGTGTGGGTAATGAGCGACAGGATGACCAACGGCAGCAGGGTCGAAACAAAACAGGAATGACATGGGAAAGAATGAAACTGAGCATATCCCCCCGCCTTGCAGAAGGAAAAGCTGCAAAGTGCAATCTTACCACAGTGACAGCAAGTCAGGCACCCGAACAAGAGCTGGGGAAAGCAAAACGGAAATGCAGGTGCTTTGTGACATCCACCCACCTGAATCAGTGCATGTTTCCAAATCTGCTGATGCCTCTTAAGGGGCCAGTTTGCTTTACCTGCTGGGTAATACATCAGGGAATTCTGAGCCTTGTACTCCCAGGTCTCCACGCCAGCTTTCCCGCTCTCCAGCGCCTGCTGCTCTGCTGAGGGAAGTGCCAGATTCTCAAGTCGTCGCTGgaatcaaatttaaaacaaagcctGAATTGCAGAGTCTcatttcagactgaaaataagtttGATAATTCATCTGCTTGATCCTCTGCTTTTCATCTTTACATCTTGTGTTTTTCAGAGAAGAGCAGTTCAGAGATTTGATTTATCTGAAGAAAGCAGAGACAACTGCTATAAAATAAGATACCAAGGTGCAAATATTAGCCCTGGAATGGCTtcttgcatttctctctctctctcctgtgtccCAGGCTGACTCAATCACTGTGTTTTGAGACTGCTACTCTGGTGTCGGCCTTTTAACTTTAGTATCAGGTCTTTTGAGTGGACAGGATGTATATGGGGCTATAAAAAAAGTGCACATTATTGGTTACAGAATCTTTGAAAACTTAAGTTCACTTAAGTTCAAAGCTCTTTGAGATTAAATGCTGAGCGGTCCTCTAGAAATACTGACAGCAGAGCTCCCCGCACCAGTAacagcttccccttccccaagtccCATAAAACTTTATTAACTAGACAAGACACTTTTTCAGTGTTTCCTGTCATATTTAACACACTTCATATCAGCAACACAGAGGATTCTGAATGCCAATAACTGAAAAAGATCAGGAATCTGTCTGCCAAAGAATAAGGCATTTTTCAAGCTGTTCAACAGCTTGCTAAGGGATGTTGCCAAGAATTCTAATACTTGTACTTAGACAgtgcttcacattttcaaagctCTGTATAACATATAGCCTCAGCACCCCTGAGGTATGTCAATATTATCCCCATGTTATAGATAGGAACAACAGCACAAAGAGGTTTAGTGAGTTGTCAAATGCTACAGCAAATTGGGGCAAAGCCAGGATTAAACTCCAGAGTTCCTAGCTCTGTATGCTAGATCTCACTGCCTCATGCACACAACTCAAAATCAAGCAGTCAATGTTTTGTCCTTGATGCATCAGTATGATTAATTCAACAGTCACATATCTAGAGACAAGGAACAATCACAGTGGGTTCTAGTGGGACTCAACAATAGAATGGAACTTAATactctctcttctccctgccaAAGGCAAGAGAGAAACCTATAAACCATCTTTCTCCCTCATTTGATTAAACAGAAGACAGCACTTATCCACAGTACTACATTAGAAAAGCTCAGCTATTCAGGAGCCATTTCCCCACCTGGGCAAAATCCTCTTCTGCTTCATACAGCCAAGAATGCCtggccttttccttctctttggcCACTTCCATGATCTGCTCAAATGAAGCATTATCTTCACTGGTGTGTTTTGTTAAGAAGCTGTCTAGGCTGGGAAGAGTGTCCTTATTCTGTTCTTTCTCCACTTCTCCTAGAGAGATGAGGGAATAAGTCTGAGGAAGAGGCTCACACTCCCCTTTCTGTAATGAGCAATGCCTGGTTATTAATCCCCCATGCAAGTATTCTCCCCCACTGGTCCACTCTTAACTTGAGCATTGGTGAGGAATCTGTATCTAAAATGAAAGTACATATGAAGTACAGAGTAGTAGTATTGACTTGACTTATTGAAGGATCAGTGACCCTTTCCCACACCCATCCCCTTCAGGATCATTCATTTAGTCACATTAAAGGACAATTCAGACGTAGTTTGCTGCCAGATGACATGTCCGTGTTCATACTGTTCTGTACATGAATAGCTGTGCTCCTGCCACCTTGCCCCAGGCAGACACCCTTTTCTTGGGAAGCAATAAAGTTCTCACATCAGAGATGGTTATTGATCCAGACTCCAACCTGTGATGGAGTTTCACTTAGCACAGATATTAGAAGGCGCCACTTTAGCGGAAGGTTAACACCTGATAACATGCACAGCAGCATTTCCCCTCCTGCTGGAGAATCCAAATAAAGAGGATAGCCCCTTCcctaccttcctctgcagctttgATCCCAATCTTGGGCTTGTTCAACAAGGAAGAGGTGCCTGGGTGCACTTCGGGTGTTTCAAACGTGGCTGGAGTAACATCTGTGCCAGAGAAATAAATCTCAGCATGTGTTACAAAAATGGGGAGCAGATCATCATCAGGTTACCCCTACTGGATAAGCAAGAAGCTACAGCCTCTTCGGGGGACCTGTCTGCCTGCTCTCATTAGTCTCAGATGACCTACAGATTGTGGTTAAGAGGCAGGAATTCTTTAACTAGAGTTAGGGAAGGGTTTAAAATGATGTCTGTGCAAATCAGTTCCAACCACTGATGAAGTTTCAGCTCAACTAGATAACTGGTCCTACTCCTGCTGGGCACCAATGGCAAgattccccattgatttcagtgtggggGAGATTGCCCTCTAAGCATTCTTTGTTTTATCTGAAACAATGACAAATAAAAGCAGGCAATGATGTCTGTTCCATGGTAGTCCTCACTCGGGGCAATGCCAGTCGCAAATGGCAACACCAATACCACAGGCAGGGAACTCATTCAATGGTACATGTCCTTCACCACAAGTTCCCAATAGCACAGCAGCTGTCCCTTTGTGAGCAAACACCCCAACTCCATAGCAAGAAGTCAACCAGAGGCCGAGTTTTACTGTGGGGAAGCCTGTATATTACCCAGCATGAGAGTTACAGGCCAACATGGGAAACAGCACCTAAAACCAGGCTGAAGGAGGGAAGATTaagcaaaaaggagaaaaataaaaaccacacacacacacaccccagaagcGCTGTAAATGGCATGCTCCCTTAATTGAAACGACTGGGAAACACATAAATTTTGTACAATggatctaaaataaataaataggttgCACATGTATTCTGACCAGCACATATTTCTTGCCTACAAGCATCTTCACAGCAGCTTACAGTGGTGACTTAGCGTTTGCTGGCATACTTTGTCACTACACATCCCTCTCTTCATTGCATGCTGCTTCCTTGATCTCTTAGTGACGCTAAACATGTTCTTAccttaaaatgcttttaaatgttttaaagctTGTactaggtttatttttaaatcaattccTGAAATAGAAGCAGGTATCTAGCAGTACAGTAGAGGCCTACGACATGAACCTCTGATAATCAGGTTATCTATTGCCACTAGAGTATGTTAATTAAGAGGATACCCCATTGTATTAAATAAAGCTTCATAGCAGGATTCAGAAGAGGGCTTGACACaacaagactatccagagttataatagtaAGAATTAAAGAGACAGCAAAGAGTTTCCAAACAGACATAATATCTCATTTTTCAGAGCATAAGGTGACCTTTAACGAATGGGAGTTAAGAAGCAGTTTCCCCAATGGACTGGTTATTTTATAACCACCCCTCCGCATGGTTTCTTGTACccttcctctaaagcagctgATACCAGCCATTGTTGATACACCATTATGTCATCCAGGCTGGTAACTCCTGTGCAAACACTACTTTTCCATAATTAGATCAGAAGACAGCTACAATGTTTGATTCTGTGCCTTAAATAAGTTGGGCTCCAGTCACTCAACAACAATACAATTTACACCTTGCTAGCATAAAACAATCCATAAAAGTGACAAAAAGACAGTAGTGCTTCATATCTTTTACTTTATAACACACATCCACACTAATAGCCTGACCATGAAATCAGCCACCCAAGTGCCAGCCCTTACATGGTGCAGGAGTCTCCCTGGACCATTTCCCCAATGAGGAGCCAAATTTGATAGCTATTTGTCTCATTTTCTCTAAGTCGCCACTTTCTTCAGCCTCCAAGTATTCCTTCTGAGCACGTAACTTCTccacatcaggaaaaaaatccctctgaATAATTTTCTCCAAActctatagtttaaaaaaaaaaaaaaaaaagaaagaaaaaaaagaacaaacgATTATGAGCATATCTGGCAAGCAAGAAAAAACAAGATCAGTCTGGGGAAGCTTTTTTGGAAGGGGATAAGGATTTAGGGTTCCATGAAAGGCCATGATTGACTGCAATGCATGACTAATACGGAAGTCCTATTTATCCACAAGAGGTGCCACAGATGCACAAATAATACCAGTGCTGGCTTCCCCgacactgccccagcagcaggcTCAACTattatctagagcagtggttcccaaactttatttGATGAGTCCCCCTTTGGAGATTGACGTTCCATGCATGCCCCCCTCTTTCTAAGGGGGACCAGGGGACCCAGCACCCATGGGGGCCTGTACTCACCTTGCAGCAGTTGGGCGGTCTCGGCTTCCAAGACCCGGCTTCCTCCCTATCTCGCTCCCACCCACAGGGAAAGCAAGTGGGCTGCACTGAAGAGGCGGTCACAGGAGTAGAGCAGAAGGCTGCACTCCTTTAGTAGTgtccctcctgaccccagccctTCAACATGGCcctgtccctttcccctgggcaAGCTCTGTCCAGAAGGGGAAGTGGACAAGGCACTGTATCCTGGGGCCACAGTCAGGAGGTGGCTCTGTCCCACAAGAGTCAATACTTATGAGGTGCAGCCTTCAGCTCCCTGCTGTCCTCCCCAGCAGAAGAGGGTATCTGCC
This window of the Dermochelys coriacea isolate rDerCor1 chromosome 15, rDerCor1.pri.v4, whole genome shotgun sequence genome carries:
- the ESS2 gene encoding splicing factor ESS-2 homolog codes for the protein MGAAPRRACVLDRPSSSLPAGSALSCCDAPAALCGFSLARRSRLSRRCPGLEAGRARDKKTTSPNERRVVTVAGKGQASSSLLDSGRVGSRPGKPRPPPALADSDPRPGAMEEPRAPVSAAAASPLALVPLQADGAAVAVLREAAQEPPKRRKRILDEESYIESLEKIIQRDFFPDVEKLRAQKEYLEAEESGDLEKMRQIAIKFGSSLGKWSRETPAPYVTPATFETPEVHPGTSSLLNKPKIGIKAAEEGEVEKEQNKDTLPSLDSFLTKHTSEDNASFEQIMEVAKEKEKARHSWLYEAEEDFAQRRLENLALPSAEQQALESGKAGVETWEYKAQNSLMYYPAGVPDEDDVFKKPREVVHRNTRFLRDPFSQAVSKSQLQQAAALNAQYKQGKVGPDGKELIPQESPKVNGYGFVATPSPAPGVNDSPLMTWGEIESTPLRVDGSETPYVDRTPGPAFKILEPGRRERLGLKMANEAAAKNRAKKQEALRRVTENLANLTPKGLSPAMSPALQRLVNRTASKYTDKALRASYTPSPAHPGTPGYKTPAGGSHTPTSTPPPRTVSEMPVTQDPASITDNLLQLPKRRKASDFF